The Gemmatimonas sp. DNA window AGGCTCGCGATGATGCCCGAACTGAACACGCAGCTGATCGTCGTCGCGCTGATCGTGGCCGGCGCGCTGTTCTTCGTGGGGCGACGCGCGTGGCGCTCGCTGGCTGCGGCGCGCAAACCAAAGAGCGGCTGCGGATCCGACTGCGGCTGCGGATAACGTCGCGCGGCAAGACGCGTTAGCGAAGTTCGGCGGCGATGCCGGTCCAGGCGTCATCGGCCGCCGCGAACACACCACGCACCGTCT harbors:
- a CDS encoding FeoB-associated Cys-rich membrane protein codes for the protein MMPELNTQLIVVALIVAGALFFVGRRAWRSLAAARKPKSGCGSDCGCG